Genomic window (Anaerolineales bacterium):
CCCTGGGCCTGGATCGCGGTCGAGCGGAGGAACTGATCGCCGATCAGGAGACAGCCCAAGTCGCCCGGAAGGTGGCCGAGGCTCTGGAGGGCGAAGTCGGCGAGGTCTACGTCGTCCCCGTCTGGGACGATCTGCCATCCGCCCTGGCGCCCTTCGACCCGCGCACCCACATCGTCTTCAACCTGGTGGAAAGCCTCGGCGGGCGTTCCTTCACCGAGCCCGATGCCATCCGCCAGATCCGCAAGCTCGGCTTTCGCTTCACCGGGGTCCCCTACCGAGCAATGCGCTGGACGTCGAGCAAACTTCGAACCAAGCAGCTACTGGAGGCGGCGGGCATCCCCACGCCGCCCTATCAGGTCTTTCACAACCTGCGTGACCGAACCGTGCAAGTCCCCCTGCCGGCGATCGTCAAACCGGCGGCCGAGGGGGGCAGCATGGGCATCTCGCAGGCCTCGGTTGTCACCGACACCGAGACCCTGCTGGCCCAGGTGGAAGACTGCCTGGCAACCTACCGTCAACCGGCGCTGGTCGAGAGTCTTATCGACGGCCGCGAGCTGAATGTCGCCATGTGGGGCAACGGACGACCGGAGATCCTGCCGATCTCGGAAATCCTGTTCACCTGGACCGACGATCCGCTGCAACAGATCGTCAGCTTCAACGCCAAGTGGATCGCCGGCTCCGTCGAGTACCAGAACACCCCCGGGCAGTGCCCGGCGAAGCTCAACCCGAAGGACCAGAGCGCCGTCGAGGTCGTGGCGCAGCGCGTCCACAAGCTGTTCGGGCTCAAGGGCTTCCTGCGCATCGATATGCGCCTGCGGCGAGGCATTCCTTACGTCCTGGAAGTCAACAGCAACCCCGACCTGGCGCCGGATGCTGGATTCTTCCGATCCGCCTCAACCGCCGGGCACAGCTACCGTTCGATGGTGCTGCACATCCTCAAGCTGGCGCTGGCATCCAACCCATGATCACCATCCGCGCAACCGAACCGCAAGACCA
Coding sequences:
- a CDS encoding ATP-grasp domain-containing protein, with amino-acid sequence MDRARRKSALQDPPLAQGELENEMEEPPSRSLPRRARTQVADRTTLKPIAPRLLPTREAIPILLPPDTAFLETIEAPRRLRRRPVRFTDMSQVQVVVLHSMALGLDRGRAEELIADQETAQVARKVAEALEGEVGEVYVVPVWDDLPSALAPFDPRTHIVFNLVESLGGRSFTEPDAIRQIRKLGFRFTGVPYRAMRWTSSKLRTKQLLEAAGIPTPPYQVFHNLRDRTVQVPLPAIVKPAAEGGSMGISQASVVTDTETLLAQVEDCLATYRQPALVESLIDGRELNVAMWGNGRPEILPISEILFTWTDDPLQQIVSFNAKWIAGSVEYQNTPGQCPAKLNPKDQSAVEVVAQRVHKLFGLKGFLRIDMRLRRGIPYVLEVNSNPDLAPDAGFFRSASTAGHSYRSMVLHILKLALASNP